The region ATAACGATTCATTCGCAAATGGAACCTGGAACCCGTTCTCATTTATTTCAGATGACTGGCTTGGATGTAGAAAAGGACCAGATTATTGAAATGGCGTGCATCATCACAGACTCGGATCTCAACGCCGTCGCTGAGGTAAGAACCAAGAACCGTGACGGAAATCAGCCACTCGGCGGTACACCGGCGATGCTTCTGTCAGCGCGCTGTAACGTCTGATAACGCGTGGTGATGTGTCCTGGATTTATGGTTTCAGGGTCCGAATCTGATCATCAACCAGCCGGACGAGCTGCTCGACAGCATGTCGGATTGGTGCAAGGAGCACCATGGGAAGGTACGTGACGAGTTTGTGGTTACTCGCACGTgatcagacgtgtgtgtgtgtgtgtgtgtgacaataCGCTGCTGTATGGTATGTTCAGTCAGGGTTGACGCAGGCGGTGCGGGACAGTAAGATCTCACTCCAGCAGGCCGAGTACGAGTTCCTGTCCTTTATCAGACAGCACACACCTCCGGGCCAGTGTCCTCtcgcaggtaacacacacacacacacacacacacacacacacaatcacagtcTTCATGTTCATCATCCGACAACCATTTGATGAAAAAAGGAAAGTTTTtgacattgtttatttttaggagTTTGTAACTGTTTAATCAgtcatttagtgtgtgtgtgtgtgtgtgtgtgtgtgtgtgtgtgtgtggtcgttCCCAGGAAACTCAGTGCATGCTGATAAGAGGTTTCTGGACAAGTACATGCCCCAGTTCATGCGTCATCTTCACTATCGCATCATCGACGTTAGCACGGTCAAGGAGctctgcaggtgtgtgtgtgtgtgtgtgtgtgtgtgtgtgtgtctctgtgtttcgGTTGAATATTGCATATTTGTAAAAAACCTCTAAAGTCAAAGCATGTtgcgtttcttcttctttttcccttcAGACGCTGGTTTCCAGATGAGTACAAACATACGCCTCAGAAGAAAGCTTCACACAGGTTAGTGTTTAAAAGGacgacacaaaggccacgcctccttcttaGTGACTGaagcacaaaggccacacctcctttgtAGTGATTGAGACaaaaagccacgcctccttcatagTGActgagacacaaaggccacgcctctttcataGTGActgagacacaaaggccacgcctccttcatggTGACTGAGACACAAAACCTACGCCAACTTCTTAGCAAttgacacaaaggccacacctccttcatagCGATTGAGACAcaaaagccacgcctccttcatagCGACTGAGACActaaagccacgcctccttcatagCGACTGAGACActaaagccacgcctccttcatagCGACTGAGACActaaagccacgcctccttcatagCGACTGAGACActaaagccacgcctccttcatagCGACTGAGACActaaagccacgcctccttcatagCGACTGAGACAttaaagccacgcctccttcatagCGACTGAGACAcaaaagccacgcctccttcatagCGATTGAGACAcaaaagccacgcctccttcatagCGACTGAGACACAAAAGCCACGCTTCCTTCATAGTGACTGAGACACTAAAGCCACGCTTCCTTCATAGCGACTGAGACActaaagccacgcctccttcatagCGACTGAGACActaaagccacgcctccttcatagCGACTGAGACActaaagccacgcctccttcatagCGACTGAGACActaaagccacgcctccttcatagCGACTGAGACACAAACATCACATCCCCTTTACTAGGActgagacacaaaggccacgcccgTTTTACAACCTAAAATTGCTGCTTTCAACTTTTCCGCTTGTCGTGGTCGGccgttatttttgtgtgtttcataACTGCTGCTCTTTCGTTCTTTGCAGAGCGCTGGATGACATTCAAGAGAGCATCAAAGAGCTCAAGTTTTACAGAGCGAACGTCTTCAAAAccggaggagaagagaagaagaggaagattgTTGAAAACGGAGAGAGCAAACACGCAGCCTAAAACACACCAAATCACCTGCTGTGgcttggggggtgtgtgtgtgtgtgtgtgtgtgtgtgtgtgtgtgtgtgcgcgcaggtGCATgttagagtgagtgagtgagtgagcagtTCCATGTTCCTTATTTTATCACCTGGTACGCAACCGCTTCCACGTATTCTTTTAGTTCTCACCTTATTACTACAAACGTTAGGAGCAGAATTTCTTTTgagtttttctttcatctttctgtGACGTTGCTGTTTGCCGATGCACAAATACATAACGTGAACGCTGATCTTTCTCGCTTCATTGTTGTcttactttcctttttttttctttttaaataaatccctGCATGTACTTGGTTGTTTCGAACAGTAACAGTGTGATTGTGGACGATGCTCAGAGTTGTACAGCAGGTGGCAGTATAGAAACACAACTGCCGTTCCAAACAGTAAAGGGCCTCCCGGCTCGTTTCAGCGAGTCCGGGAATCGGTTCGTGTAGGTTTAATCATaagaccttgttttttttttttttaacaaatccaTACTAAAACTGATAtaacaggggtgccaatacattgtGCAAAGCAACAGAATAGGGTACAGTGAGTAACGATGCACCTGCAAAATGACCTGTACCATTGTAGATTTTCACAAAACACAATATGGCGCAATATTTGTGTTCGcaaaaaagtattggcacccgatGGGGTCTCAGCAGTATTTTAATGAGTAAGTATTAACATCGAATCAAATCAGTGTTAAGGTACTGACGATATCTGTGAATATTCTTTCAGTAAAGTGTGCTCTGACGTAATTTACCAGCATATTGACTTGTAGAGTAAGATCCTACTTCTACGACCTGATCCTATTCTAGATCGGATCCTTTTTCGTGTTtgaagctaataataataacaatcactCTTAACGCTCTTTATTGAGAAACAGACGTGTTAAACTGATCCATCATAAATCGACCAACTCAACAAACAGCCACTCGGATCACGACGGACCAATCTCCCCCATCACGGTGTAATTTAAACCGCAGCGTTGACAAACCGCTGACATTTACTCTTAATTACTGAACTTTTGAAATATAGACGCGATGGGCAGCAGAGACATGAagtcatatttaaataaaccgCATCTGTTAGACAGCAGTGTGTTAATCTGTGCCGAACTAGACAGCTGTCACGTTATCTTCAGCGATTATTTATATGCTACGGAAGCCAGGGATCGTCTGTTAATTTCATTTAGTGgaagattttattaaaaaaaaaaaaaaaacctcagtcagaaatgaaaagaatgtATACAGTTCACTTCAGTTAGCTCAGAGAGGAAGTGCGCTTCTTTCATTTTGCACTCGAGTTACAAGGCTAATTTACCTAACACATAGCTTAACAGTGCTGACTAGAAAATCGTCAGGGAACCGTTTTTCCCGCCCAAATCTGCACCAAGCAACAATAAGTAAACagcagtgcaaaaaaaacaaaacaaaacaacactcaTGACGAGAGCTGTCCTAATCTCATTTACATAAAGTCCACGCTAAGTTAAAAATAGCTTCTAACAACGGCAAATCTGGAATCGTTTTCAGaatctcatttacatttacatgataTTTAGGGCATTTCTCCAGATCgacttatctcatttatacaactgagcaattgagggttaagggccttgcccaagggcccaacagtggtagcttgaactcctgaccttctgatcagtaacccagagcattTAACCACTGAGTCTCCAAAATCCTGCTAAGGATAAACTGTAAATGTTAGCACCTCTGGCGAACAAAGAAGCTACGCATTATGCTAAGTGCAAGTGCTAACAACAACTCCATTCCTAAGTCACCTCGAGCGGTTTAGCGGAGGTCACAGACCTGCTGGTGTGGTTTCGGACGCTGTTTGACCGACCGTTATgattaaaaatggacaaaacgACGTCGCAAGGCTAAAAACAGTCATCGCTCTACGTTTCAGCCGAATCGCTTTCTTTACattatgataaataaatgtgtttatgtgggTGCAAATGATGTTGCTTAGCTACGTGTTAGCTGTATTCGTCTGGTCCGAACCTGAAGACAGCTGGCTAATCGACTCCGTTCGAAGTATGAAAAAGAGGTCTTCAAATTGCTGAGTGTCTACTTGGAGCTCTAACTGGCATTTGGATGCTAGTCGGAGCCGTCGTACCATGTGACATTTTACAGAACCCTCGTTAATTATACTGGATCCAGTCGATTAGATCTGAGTGAATTATAGACTGGCGACATAGCGGCTAGTCTATTAATATAGGTTATGATGGGAGAATGCTGTATGTTTAGCATTTATTGCTTTCCATGATGTTCCATGAACAGGAAGACACCTGTTATGTTGTTCTTTACATACACACTGTGCCACTGGTCTGAATTCCTTTCATATCCCATAAGGCCCCTGGTTCAAAAGGGAAGGTATTTTTGGACCGGATCAGTCAACGTCATGTGCTTCGCCATTCATTCTGACGCACAAATCTGATAAGACACATTGCTGTAAATCTGCTGCACGGAGTTTAGCGCAGGTCAGTGTGTGATGAAGCCGAAGAGATTTCATCAGCAGCGATGGCTGGAGAGGGCAAAAAGCGTCACATGTCACTCACCTGTTTGAGGTCATCCATGACTCTGGGGCGCTACGGTGCTGGCTGACGACAGTGTTCTATATTTGACTCTtcggagcagaaaagcatctcacaacacatcaaaccttgaggcggatggggtacaacagcagaagaccacatcaggttcgaCGCCACAGTCATGAAAAGGAATCTGGACAGATTGtctagtccccccccccccgtaccCCCTTCCCCGTACCCCCTTCCCCCGCCCCAACTTTCTGGAACAAAGTTGTTTGTAAGTCTGGttggagtggaacccgatgtggtcttctgctgttgtagtacATCTGCCTAAGGTatatcatccatctatccatccattttctgtaccacttatccttactgggttgcggggaacctggtgAGTATCCCAGGGGGCAGGGAGCGCAAGGCAAgatggacggggtgccaatccatcgctgtacacatacacacacccattcatacactacggacgcTTGTTAGACATGGCAATCAGtctactgggggaggaaaccggactacccggaggaaacccccacacacagggccacggtagGAATTGAACCctcaatcctggaggtgtgaggcaagcacACCCCCCAAGTACTTTCACTTTTCAACTTTCTATCCCACTTTCTTCTGtctttgtgtttaaatgtggaCGCACAGGATTATCTTTCAGCGACGTTTTTCCTTTGAGAgctgcctcttttttttattattc is a window of Ictalurus furcatus strain D&B chromosome 16, Billie_1.0, whole genome shotgun sequence DNA encoding:
- the smfn gene encoding small fragment nuclease, producing MRIVSCTRRAAALSFRIKLLQPELTPHSLIHHHTDRGLFSKLLLLQNPAEMSAHLFTSSSSSSSSSSSSAEAMSQRMVWVDLEMTGLDVEKDQIIEMACIITDSDLNAVAEGPNLIINQPDELLDSMSDWCKEHHGKSGLTQAVRDSKISLQQAEYEFLSFIRQHTPPGQCPLAGNSVHADKRFLDKYMPQFMRHLHYRIIDVSTVKELCRRWFPDEYKHTPQKKASHRALDDIQESIKELKFYRANVFKTGGEEKKRKIVENGESKHAA